In the Mastacembelus armatus chromosome 17, fMasArm1.2, whole genome shotgun sequence genome, one interval contains:
- the LOC113134705 gene encoding protocadherin-8, translated as MGEIGWNGLLVLVCVSLVSLAVVTHGKTMKYQTFEEDAPGTVIGNLAKDISSTSSSGGSRTNFRMMKQFNSSFIRLRESDGQLTIGERIDRERICKHTLHCLIAFDVVSFSKEQFKLIHVEVEVKDINDNSPEFPRKESSLEISENTAVGTRIPLDFAVDEDVGLNYIQSYQISVNSHFSIDVLSRADGVKYAELVLMKELDRETQASYALELVAMDGGNPSRTGTTRINIKVKDYNDNSPVFDRNSFSVDLPEDAPVGSLLLDLNAEDPDEGLNGEVVYGFGNQVPAEIRQLFRVDRKTGRLTLESPIDFESKNTYEFDVQATDLGPNPSPAICKIVVQVQDVNDNAPEISITPMTSITAGIAYITEAAARESFVALVSTSDRDSGANGQVHCTLYGHDHFRLQQAYEDSFMIVSTSPLDREKIPEYNLTVVAEDLGSPPFRTITQYTIRLTDENDNAPVFSKPVYEVAVVENNAPGAYITTVVARDMDMGSNGKVSYKLADTYFMGSPISTFVSLDPASGSLYALRSFNYEVMKQLELRITASDGGSPPLSGSANVYVRIVDQNDNAPIITQPALNNGSAEVLLPRDSPSGYVITRVEARDADEGVNSELSYGLATGEPSVFSVNKATGEIYLNQVLSHDVDETLSVTVTVSDNGRPALTSTATLHFLIIAGSPPSDRTVYQSGGGDEAHPQWDLSVVIIVVLAGSCTLLLLAIILIATTCNRRKRDKSEEDSDSYGDKGTLERGRNHVADNPLLPLHGAGGAAGFDGHSYSSQPGEFTSTHPGGSDMCSASEDGSEVPCVYDSDSNSKLRGNKHEGYSTLPGYGNGKEAVRPITIWKGNSYTTISARDPAFSGKDSGKGDSDFNDSDSDVSGDTGLKKDGVVVPPMASQNGLWACTSECKVLGHSDRCWSPSAVRANAAPSPAPTLSSFSSLSKTASLPRDPHRRDNYYQAHIPKTVGLQSVYEKVLHREYDYVLVTPPRPVRVQEISDITIPVYTPTPTHCPNNDV; from the exons ATGGGAGAGATAGGGTGGAACGGGCTACTGGTGCTCGTGTGCGTCTCTTTGGTGAGCCTGGCTGTTGTCACACATGGAAAGACGATGAAATATCAGACATTTGAGGAAGACGCACCAGGGACGGTGATTGGAAACTTAGCCAAGGACATCTCTTCCACTTCTTCGTCGGGAGGCTCCAGGACCAATTTCAGGATGATGAAACAGTTCAACTCCTCTTTCATCCGTCTGAGGGAGAGCGACGGGCAGCTGACCATAGGAGAGAGGATAGACAGGGAGCGCATCTGCAAACACACCCTGCACTGCCTCATCGCTTTCGACGTGGTCAGCTTCTCCAAGGAGCAGTTTAAACTCATCCACGTCGAGGTGGAGGTCAAGGACATCAACGACAACTCCCCCGAGTTCCCCCGGAAAGAGTCGAGTCTGGAGATCTCCGAGAACACAGCGGTGGGCACTCGGATCCCGCTGGACTTTGCCGTGGACGAGGATGTCGGGCTGAACTACATCCAGAGCTACCAGATCTCGGTCAACAGCCACTTTTCAATCGACGTGCTCAGCAGGGCCGACGGGGTTAAATATGCGGAGCTGGTCCTCATGAAGGAGCTGGATCGGGAGACGCAGGCTTCTTACGCCCTGGAGCTGGTCGCTATGGACGGCGGCAACCCGTCCCGCACCGGAACAACGCGCATCAACATCAAGGTGAAAGACTACAACGACAACAGCCCGGTGTTCGACAGGAACAGCTTCTCCGTGGACCTGCCTGAGGACGCACCGGTGGGCTCCCTCCTGCTGGACCTGAACGCCGAGGACCCGGACGAGGGACTGAACGGCGAGGTGGTGTACGGCTTCGGTAACCAGGTGCCCGCAGAAATACGACAACTCTTTAGAGTGGACAGGAAGACTGGAAGGCTCACCCTGGAGAGCCCGATTGACTTTGAAAGTAAGAACACTTACGAGTTTGACGTCCAGGCCACCGACCTGGGTCCGAACCCGAGCCCGGCCATTTGCAAAATTGTAGTGCAGGTGCAGGACGTTAACGACAACGCACCGGAGATCTCCATCACCCCCATGACGTCCATCACGGCGGGGATAGCGTACATCACCGAGGCGGCGGCCAGAGAGAGTTTCGTGGCTCTGGTCAGCACCTCGGACAGAGACTCGGGCGCAAACGGGCAGGTGCACTGCACCCTGTACGGACACGATCACTTCAGACTGCAGCAGGCGTACGAGGACAGCTTCATGATTGTGAGTACCAGCCCGTTAGACCGGGAGAAAATCCCTGAATATAACCTCACTGTAGTGGCGGAGGATCTGGGCTCCCCTCCCTTCAGGACCATCACTCAGTACACCATCAGGCTGACCGATGAGAACGACAACGCTCCGGTGTTCAGTAAACCGGTATATGAGGTGGCCGTGGTGGAAAACAACGCACCTGGCGCATACATCACTACAGTGGTGGCGCGGGACATGGACATGGGGTCAAACGGGAAGGTCAGCTACAAACTGGCGGACACCTACTTCATGGGCTCTCCTATTTCCACCTTCGTGTCACTGGACCCGGCCAGCGGGTCTCTTTACGCACTCCGGAGCTTCAACTACGAGGTGATGAAGCAACTGGAGCTCCGCATCACGGCCAGCGACGGCggctcccctcccctctccggCAGCGCCAATGTCTATGTGAGGATAGTGGACCAGAATGATAACGCGCCCATCATCACCCAGCCGGCCCTCAATAACGGATCAGCTGAAGTCCTCTTGCCCCGGGACTCACCGAGCGGTTACGTCATCACCCGGGTGGAGGCGAGGGATGCGGACGAGGGCGTGAACTCGGAGCTGTCCTATGGACTGGCCACCGGAGAACCCTCCGTGTTCTCTGTCAACAAAGCCACCGGAGAGATCTACCTCAACCAGGTGCTCAGCCACGACGTGGACGAAACCCTGAGCGTGACCGTGACGGTGAGCGACAACGGGAGGCCCGCGCTCACCTCCACCGCCACGCTCCACTTCCTCATTATCGCGGGCTCCCCGCCGAGCGACAGGACAGTGTACCAGTCAGGCGGCGGGGACGAGGCGCACCCGCAGTGGGACCTGTCCGTGGTGATTATCGTTGTCCTCGCGGGGAGCTGCACGCTCCTGCTGCTCGCAATCATCCTCATCGCCACCACCTGCAACCGGCGCAAGCGGGACAAAAGCGAAGAAGACAGCGATTCGTACGGGGACAAGGGCACGCTGGAGCGGGGCAGGAACCACGTGGCGGACAACCCGCTCTTGCCTCTCCATGGAGCCGGTGGAGCAGCGGGCTTTGACGGACACTCCTACAGCAGCCAGCCAGGGGAGTTCACCTCGACTCACCCCGGGGGAAGCGACATGTGCTCGGCCTCAGAGGACGGCAGCGAGGTGCCCTGTGTGTATGACTCAGACAGCAACAGCAAGCTCCGAGGGAATAAACACGAG ggCTACTCCACGCTGCCTGGGTATGGGAACGGTAAGGAGGCTGTGAGGCCCATCACCATCTGGAAGGGCAACTCTTACACCACCATCTCTGCCAGGGACCCAGCCTTCAGTGGCAAAGACAGTGGCAAGGGGGACAGTGACTtcaatgacagtgacagtgatgtgAGTGGAGACACGGGCCTGAAGAAAGACGGAGTAGTGGTGCCTCCCATGGCCAGCCAAAACG GTCTGTGGGCTTGCACCAGTGAATGTAAGGTCCTAGGGCACTCTGATCGCTGCTGGAGCCCCTCGGCAGTAAGAGCCAACGCAGCTCCCTCTCCCGCCCCgaccctctcctccttcagcaGCCTCTCCAAGACGGCTTCCCTGCCCCGGGACCCCCACCGCAGAGACAACTACTACCAGGCCCACATTCCCAAAACAGTGGGGCTGCAGAGCGTGTACGAGAAAGTGCTGCACAGAGAGTACGACTACGTTCTGGTCACCCCACCCAGGCCTGTGAGGGTCCAGGAGATCAGTGACATAACCATTCCTGTctacacccccacccccacacactGCCCCAACAACGATGTCTAA
- the LOC113134338 gene encoding leukocyte cell-derived chemotaxin 1 has translation MAGSSEKVPIASAGPEDLQQFMPPAYSAVAVKPTATGRLLKAGIAVLLAGVLLLLLGAVGAFYFWDNTEKQVYNVHYSMSINGKVEEGSMEIDTANNMERFSTGSGPDEAVEVHDFEIGITGIRFSGGEKCYIKTQVKARLPDVEALNKDSMTFDLEDEVMPAKFEDDLIWVAAETPLSDDAFLSNKIKDLCGDLPIFWLRPTYSSSGQRKRRAASRGRRQAPGPRRGEKQEEEEEEDVEAALNPENPYQRGIEDDQSNTKIYTMLDHQGLCCAECRRSYTHCQRICEPLGGYNPYPYHYRGCRVACRVIMPCNWWVARILGLV, from the exons ATGGCCGGGAGCTCAGAGAAAGTACCGATCGCCTCGGCGGGCCCAGAGGACCTGCAGCAGTTCATGCCTCCG GCCTACTCCGCCGTCGCGGTCAAACCCACCGCAACCGGCCGCCTCCTGAAGGCCGGGATCGCGGTGCTCCTCGCCGGAGTCCTTCTGCTACTGCTGGGGGCCGTCGGAGCTTTCTACTTCTGGGACAACACTGAGAAACAA gtctACAATGTCCATTACAGCATGAGCATCAATGGCAAAGTGGAGGAGGGTTCAATGGAGATTGATACAGCCAATAACATGGAGAGATTCAGCACCGGCAGCGGGCCAGATGAAGCTGTGGAGGTCCATGACTTTGAGATT GGGATCACAGGGATCCGGTTTTCAGGAGGAGAGAAGTGCTACATCAAAACCCAGGTGAAGGCTCGTCTACCTGATGTAGAGGCTCTCAACAAGGACTCGATGACATTTGACCTG GAGGACGAGGTAATGCCAGCCAAGTTTGAGGACGATCTGATCTGGGTGGCGGCTGAAACCCCCCTCTCCGACGACGCCTTCCTCAGCAACAAGATCAAGGACTTGTGCGGAGACCTGCCAATCTTCTGGCTCCGCCCGACCTACTCAAGCA GCGGACAGAGGAAGCGGAGGGCCGCCTCCCGTGGTCGCCGCCAGGCACCGGGGCCCAGGAGGGgggagaagcaggaggaggaggaggaggaggatgtggagGCAGCGTTAAACCCAGAGAACCCCTATCAG AGAGGCATTGAGGACGACCAGAGCAACACGAAGATCTACACCATGCTGGACCACCAGGGCCTGTGCTGCGCTGAGTGCCGTCGCAGCTACACCCATTGCCAGAGGATCTGCGAGCCCCTGGGAGGCTACAACCCATACCCGTACCACTACAGAGGCTGCAGGGTGGCCTGTAGAGTTATCATGCCCTGCAACTGGTGGGTGGCACGCATTCTAGGTCTGGTGTAG